DNA from Sphingobacteriales bacterium:
AAAATATACATGTTATTGAAGACGTAATTGATATGCTCGACAAAGGCAGGCTGCGTGTAGCCGAAAAGAAATATGGCAGATGGGAAGTAAATGAATGGATAAAAAAAGCCATTATACTATATTTTCCGATACATGAAAATAAAAGGATAGTAGCTGGCGATATAGAATATTTCGATAAGATACCATTGAAAAGAAACTTTGCCGAAACGGGTGTAAGAGCAGTACCTCAGGCCATTGCAAGGTACGGCAGTTTTTTGGGAAAGGGGGTTATCCTGATGCCATCTTATGTAAATATCGGTGCTTATGTTGACGAAAACACAATGGTTGATACGTGGGCGACTGTTGGCAGTTGTGCACAGATAGGTAAAAATGTCCACCTGAGCGGAGGTGTCGGCATCGGAGGGGTACTTGAACCAATTCAGGCTTCACCGGTAATTATTGAAGATAATTGTTTTATCGGATCCCGTGCAATTATTGTCGAAGGGGCAAGGGTGGAAGAAGGGGCAGTCATTGCTGCAAATGTGACCATTACCGCTTCCACAAAAATCATTGATGTTACAGGCAATAAACCCGCAATTTTAATAGGTGTTGTGCCTGCAAATTCTGTTGTTATTCCAGGCACCTATTCCAAAAAGTTTTCTGCCGGGACTTTTCAGGTCAGTTGTGCCTTGATTATTGGAAAAAGAAAACAATCTACTGATTTAAAAACATCTTTAAATGATGCCCTGAGAGATTTTGAAATAAGTGTTTAACTGCTTAATATTTCCTTTCCTGAATCAGATTTCCGTTTTCGTCCCACATATACCAATTACCTTTTTTCATCCCTTTTTCATAGTACATTTCGTACCGTTTAATGCCGTTTTCATCCCAGATAATCCACATTCCATCCTTGAGGTCATTCTTGTAATTGGCCTGAGCAGTTACATTCCTGTTTTTTCCATAAGTCAGCCAGGTTCCGTCTTTTTTCCCTTTGTTGTAATAGCGTTGTTCCTGAATCTCCCCGTTTTCATAATAGAGCACTGTAGCACCATGAGGATAGCCATCTTTTAGCATAATCTCTGTTTTTTTGGCTCCACTTTCATAATACTCGGTAAAAAGGCCGGTATAAGGCTTATTATCAATATAATATCGGCCATCACGATATTCAATTATCTGAGCATGGAGATAAACCGAAAAAATGGCCATCAGGCAAAGCAGGACTATTTTTTTCATGCTTTTTGGGGTTCAAAAATACGAAAGAATTGTTTTCGGAAATTATATGAGATATGTCTTATCTCGACTCCAGTTTAACTTTCAGATCGACAATTTCCTTATCTGATCCTACCATTATGCTGACAGTCTCATTTTTATAGGATATATAGGTCAGTTCAAGGGTGTATTCGCCCGGCTGAAGTTCCGGAATTGAAAAATTTCCATCCAGGTCTGTAGTTACGGTGTAATTGAGGCCATTTATCTTTATCTGCACTCCGGCAAGTGTTTCTCCTGAATTTTTATCAATGACCTGACCTTTTACTCTGACATTTTGGTTGTTTTTGTTTTTTTCATTGCCATCAGCATTTGCGGAAAAAACTACAACATTCGTTAAAAAGATAATTGCCAGAATAAAGTTGATTGTCTGTTTCATAATTTTGAATTTGATGCAAAAATATCTGTCTGTTTTAACGATATAATTACCTTAGATTTATAAAATTT
Protein-coding regions in this window:
- a CDS encoding carboxypeptidase-like regulatory domain-containing protein; the encoded protein is MKQTINFILAIIFLTNVVVFSANADGNEKNKNNQNVRVKGQVIDKNSGETLAGVQIKINGLNYTVTTDLDGNFSIPELQPGEYTLELTYISYKNETVSIMVGSDKEIVDLKVKLESR
- a CDS encoding toxin-antitoxin system YwqK family antitoxin, which produces MKKIVLLCLMAIFSVYLHAQIIEYRDGRYYIDNKPYTGLFTEYYESGAKKTEIMLKDGYPHGATVLYYENGEIQEQRYYNKGKKDGTWLTYGKNRNVTAQANYKNDLKDGMWIIWDENGIKRYEMYYEKGMKKGNWYMWDENGNLIQERKY
- a CDS encoding 2,3,4,5-tetrahydropyridine-2,6-dicarboxylate N-succinyltransferase, producing MDYQNIINCIEKCWEDRSLLKNPENIHVIEDVIDMLDKGRLRVAEKKYGRWEVNEWIKKAIILYFPIHENKRIVAGDIEYFDKIPLKRNFAETGVRAVPQAIARYGSFLGKGVILMPSYVNIGAYVDENTMVDTWATVGSCAQIGKNVHLSGGVGIGGVLEPIQASPVIIEDNCFIGSRAIIVEGARVEEGAVIAANVTITASTKIIDVTGNKPAILIGVVPANSVVIPGTYSKKFSAGTFQVSCALIIGKRKQSTDLKTSLNDALRDFEISV